A single genomic interval of Alligator mississippiensis isolate rAllMis1 chromosome 15, rAllMis1, whole genome shotgun sequence harbors:
- the LOC106737824 gene encoding uncharacterized protein LOC106737824: MTFDAFPMPHITHLIERIVEVQYISSLNLAKGYWQIPMRPADCAKSTFGTPWGLFELIWMPFGLNGAAATFQRLMDTLLAPHVSYAAAYIDNIIIFTPSWHQHLEALRAILGELQAVCLTTNPKKCKLAG, translated from the coding sequence ATGACCTTCGACGCATTCCCTATGCCACATATTACCCACCTCATCGAGAGGATCGTTGAAGTGCAGTACATATCTTCTCTCAACCTGGCCAAAGGGTACTGGCAGATCCCTATGCGCCCTGCAGATTGTGCCAAGTCCACTTTTGGAACCCCTTGGGGCTTATTTGAGCTCATATGGATGCCCTTTGGCCTCAACGGCGCAGCCGCCACCTTCCAGAGGCTGATGGATACCTTGCTGGCACCGCACGTGTCATATGCGGCAGCATACATTGATAATATCATTATATTTACTCCCAGTTGGCACCAACACCTTGAAGCCCTGAGAGCCATCCTGGGAGAACTCCAAGCAGTGTGTCTGACCACCAACCCCAAGAAATGCAAGTTAGCGGGATGA
- the LOC102563853 gene encoding olfactory receptor 13G1-like: MGNSMIILTIALHPHLHKPMYFFIANLALVDIFCTSCVLPKMMHNLILGKKIISFHGCMAQLFTFLLSTATALVLITAMTFGQYMVICHPLYYVTIMTKRVCITLAGCIWSMAAINTLGNTLFIVHLDFCGSNLIKHFFCEISPLLALSCSSTYLNQFMDFVADICLAMGNFLLITVSYGFIIRSILNIQGSEGQQRAFSTCSSHLVVVGLYYSTIIYTYIQPPSSYSLDKDKMVAMLHTLVIHGESSNLQPVQQGSQSGLQ; the protein is encoded by the coding sequence ATGGGCAACTCCATGATCATCCTGACAATTGCCCTCCATCCACATCTGCACAaacccatgtacttcttcattGCTAACCTGGCTCTAGTAGACATTTTCTGTACCTCTTGTGTTCTGCCCAAAATGATGCATAACCTGATACTTGGGAAGAAAATCATTTCATTTCATGGCTGCATGGCTCAGCTCTTTACCTTCTTGCTCTCAACAGCAACAGCGCTTGTGCTCATCACTGCCATGACCTTTGGCCAGTACATGGTCATCTGTCATCCCTTATACTATGTAACCATCATGACCAAGAGAGTCTGTATCACATTAGCAGGCTGCATCTGGTCAATGGCAGCTATCAATACCTTAGGGAACACATTGTTCATTGTTCATCTAGATTTCTGTGGATCTAACCTCATCAAGCACTTCTTCTGTGAGATCTCACCTCTGCTGGCATTGTCCTGCAGCTCAACTTACCTCAACCAATTCATGGACTTTGTGGCTGATATTTGCCTAGCCATGGGAAACTTCTTGCTGATCACTGTATCTTATGGCTTCATCATCAGAAGCATCCTGAACATTCAGGGCTCAGAAGGGCAGCAAAGAGCATTCTCCACATGTTCCTCACATCTTGTTGTGGTTGGCCTCTACTACTCCACTATCATCTACACCTACATCCAGCCACCCTCTAGCTATTCCCTGGATAAGGACAAGATGGTGGCTATGCTCCATACACTGGTGATTCATGGTGAGTCCTCTAATCTACAGCCTGTGCAACAAGGAAGTCAAAGTGGCCTTCAGTAA